The following proteins come from a genomic window of Diorhabda sublineata isolate icDioSubl1.1 chromosome 7, icDioSubl1.1, whole genome shotgun sequence:
- the LOC130446632 gene encoding odorant receptor 4-like translates to MATWLPFKFDNFPVKQIVYLYECYAVLVVYQTAGFVSFTILALCEHLVLRFEHVEDELVIALNEKDRVIRRQKFYKAIQYHQAVIEIGALLNKCFSPCMMVHISLTGPFIGVIGYTFLTHIPLDSTALLIGWLISTYIVCYGGQRLMEASISVGNIMHRIHWYDLETDIQKDLILIIIRSRFPIYLTAGPFGPITYSTIVTILKTSYSYVTLLKQTM, encoded by the exons ATGGCAACTTGGCTGCCGTTTAAGTTTGATAATTTTCCTGTTAAACAAATTGTTTACTTGTATGAG tgCTATGCGGTTCTTGTAGTCTACCAAACAGCTGGATTTGTATCATTCACCATTTTGGCTCTATGCGAACATTTGGTGCTTAGATTTGAACATGTAGAAGATGAGTTAGTGATTGctttaaatgaaaaagacaGAGTAATTAGAAGGCAGAAATTTTATAAAGCCATACAATATCATCAAGCTGTTATCGA AATTGGAGCGTTGTTAAACAAATGTTTCAGTCCTTGTATGATGGTGCATATTAGTTTAACGGGACCATTCATAGGCGTTATAGGATACACTTTTCTCacg CATATCCCTTTAGATTCCACCGCTCTATTAATAGGTTGGTTGATATCAACTTATATTGTTTGTTATGGAGGTCAACGATTAATGGAAGCG AGTATTTCAGTTGGTAATATTATGCACCGAATTCATTGGTACGATTTGGAAACGGATATTCAAAAGGAtcttatattaattataattagaaGCAGATTTCCTATTTACCTAACAGCTGGACCATTTGGCCCTATTACTTACAGCACGATAGTAACG ATTCTTAAAACCTCATATTCTTACGTAACACTATTGAAACAAACAATGTGA